A single region of the Anaerolineae bacterium genome encodes:
- a CDS encoding Glycosyltransferase, with product MRILVALTYYRPHYSGLTIYTERLARALAQRGHQVTVLTSQYDSALPRTEKLDGVQVRRLPVWLRISKGVIMPSMPLWALKLIRQADAVNLHVPQLDAALLSLIGRGLRKPLVLTYHCDLRLPRGLIHSLANVASNLANHLTAALVQQIVTNTQDYAAHSPFLRRYLAKVKAIPPPITVAEVKEEEIAAFRQRYGIEPGQRIIGMAARFAAEKGVETLVEAMPQILAHFPTARVLFVGQYQNVLGEEAYAARLMPPIKQLGEHWQFVGVLPPQEFAAFLKTAEVTVLPSTNSTESYGMVQVESMLCGTPVVASDLPGVRQPVLNSGMGRVVPVHNSTALAEAIIEILDHPDQFRVNTESIRHQHDPQVIAAQYEEIFNHLRLRM from the coding sequence ATGCGCATTCTGGTCGCTTTGACCTATTACCGGCCGCATTATTCTGGCTTAACCATCTACACCGAACGCCTTGCGCGAGCTCTTGCCCAACGCGGCCATCAGGTCACTGTGCTGACCTCCCAGTATGATTCAGCGTTACCCCGCACGGAAAAGCTTGACGGCGTGCAAGTGCGGCGCTTGCCGGTCTGGCTGCGTATCAGCAAAGGCGTGATCATGCCCTCCATGCCACTCTGGGCGCTGAAGCTGATCCGCCAGGCTGACGCCGTCAATTTGCATGTACCTCAATTAGATGCAGCCCTGCTCTCTCTCATCGGACGCGGCTTGCGTAAACCGCTCGTGCTCACCTATCACTGTGACCTGCGTCTGCCGCGTGGCTTGATTCATTCCCTGGCGAACGTTGCTTCCAACCTGGCAAACCACCTCACCGCCGCGCTTGTCCAGCAAATTGTCACCAACACCCAGGATTACGCTGCCCATTCTCCTTTTCTGCGGCGCTATCTGGCGAAAGTCAAAGCCATCCCGCCTCCCATCACCGTCGCAGAAGTAAAGGAAGAAGAGATAGCTGCCTTCCGCCAGCGCTATGGCATCGAACCCGGTCAACGGATCATCGGAATGGCGGCCCGCTTTGCGGCTGAAAAAGGCGTCGAAACCCTGGTCGAAGCCATGCCGCAGATCCTGGCTCACTTTCCGACAGCGCGGGTGCTGTTTGTAGGTCAATACCAAAACGTTCTGGGGGAAGAAGCCTATGCCGCCAGACTGATGCCACCCATTAAGCAACTCGGCGAGCACTGGCAATTTGTGGGCGTCTTGCCACCCCAGGAATTTGCTGCTTTTCTCAAAACCGCCGAAGTCACCGTCCTGCCCAGCACCAACAGCACCGAGTCGTATGGCATGGTGCAGGTTGAATCCATGCTTTGCGGCACACCGGTGGTAGCCAGCGACCTGCCCGGCGTCCGTCAACCGGTCCTGAACAGCGGCATGGGCAGGGTAGTGCCCGTCCACAATTCAACCGCTCTGGCAGAAGCAATTATCGAAATTCTCGATCATCCTGATCAGTTTCGGGTGAACACCGAGTCGATTCGTCACCAACACGACCCGCAGGTCATTGCCGCGCAATACGAAGAGATTTTCAATCATCTGCGCTTACGGATGTGA